A stretch of Streptomyces vietnamensis DNA encodes these proteins:
- a CDS encoding Lrp/AsnC family transcriptional regulator: MPESILEPMNPPDSRAPDPDARFTELDLALVEALQAAPRAPWSRIGRALGIDATTAARRWERLRASGLAWITAYDAAKSTTVAYVDVRCRPRSLEAVTTALTRLPWVFSVDETAGDFDLFVSVAAADLPALGRSVNRTIGGMRGVRSTRTRLGITLYGEGGDWRMRAMEPAGRAELTTPRTSRRAVYSAHMHDRPSPEDRALMTLLGGNGRLGYTELGAATGMSEHTARRRVQRMIREGDITIRCDLAHPLAGLSTMVLYRVTVPHSQVEATGNALARMEEVRLCVSVSGPDNLLVMVWLHGLHAIDPFEAVLAERFPLLEVKDRTIGLHSPKRMGWLLDASGRATRRVPLALPQP; the protein is encoded by the coding sequence ATGCCGGAAAGCATCCTGGAGCCGATGAACCCGCCGGATTCCCGCGCGCCCGACCCCGACGCCCGTTTCACGGAGCTGGACCTGGCGCTGGTCGAGGCGCTCCAGGCGGCACCCCGCGCGCCGTGGTCCCGGATCGGCCGGGCGCTCGGCATCGACGCGACCACCGCCGCCCGCCGCTGGGAACGCCTGCGCGCGAGCGGACTCGCCTGGATCACCGCCTACGACGCGGCGAAGTCGACCACCGTCGCCTATGTCGACGTACGCTGCCGGCCCCGCTCCCTCGAAGCGGTCACCACGGCCCTGACCCGGCTGCCCTGGGTCTTCAGCGTCGACGAGACGGCAGGCGACTTCGATCTCTTCGTGTCCGTCGCGGCCGCCGACCTACCCGCCCTGGGCCGGTCGGTCAACCGCACCATCGGCGGCATGCGCGGGGTCCGTTCCACGCGCACACGCCTCGGCATCACGCTGTACGGCGAGGGCGGCGACTGGCGCATGCGGGCCATGGAACCCGCCGGCCGGGCGGAGCTCACCACCCCGCGCACCTCCCGCCGCGCCGTGTACAGCGCCCACATGCACGACCGGCCGTCCCCGGAGGACCGGGCCCTGATGACGCTGCTCGGCGGCAACGGCAGGCTCGGCTACACCGAGCTCGGAGCCGCGACGGGCATGAGCGAACACACCGCCCGCCGCAGGGTCCAACGGATGATCCGCGAAGGCGACATCACCATCCGCTGCGACCTCGCCCACCCCCTGGCGGGCCTGTCGACGATGGTCCTCTACCGGGTGACGGTTCCGCACTCCCAGGTGGAAGCCACGGGCAACGCGCTGGCGCGGATGGAGGAGGTCCGACTGTGCGTGTCCGTCAGCGGTCCGGACAACCTGCTCGTGATGGTCTGGCTCCACGGCCTCCACGCCATCGACCCCTTCGAAGCCGTCCTCGCGGAACGCTTTCCGCTCCTGGAGGTCAAGGACCGTACGATCGGCCTCCACTCACCCAAACGCATGGGCTGGCTCCTCGACGCCTCCGGCCGCGCGACCCGACGCGTCCCCCTCGCACTGCCGCAGCCCTGA
- a CDS encoding SixA phosphatase family protein, which translates to MQPSTETPGRAGPADDRPRRLFVLRHAKSAWPEGVADQDRPLGPRGLRDAPAAGSFLAESGVLPDLALCSPARRARRTWELAAAELAGPVPTRHDPRLYGADALELLDVLHDVPDEVATLLLVGHNPGLEDLILLLATRSVGDALDRVRTKFPTSAIAVLTWSGTWKDLRPGEALLTDLAIPRGARDSS; encoded by the coding sequence GTGCAGCCCTCCACCGAGACCCCTGGACGCGCCGGACCCGCCGACGACCGCCCGCGCCGGCTGTTCGTCCTGCGGCACGCCAAGAGCGCCTGGCCGGAAGGCGTGGCCGACCAGGACCGCCCCCTCGGCCCGCGCGGGCTGCGCGACGCCCCGGCCGCCGGGAGCTTCCTGGCGGAGAGCGGCGTACTGCCCGACCTCGCCCTGTGCTCCCCGGCCCGGCGCGCCCGCCGGACCTGGGAGCTGGCCGCCGCGGAGCTGGCCGGCCCCGTGCCGACCCGTCACGACCCGCGGCTGTACGGGGCGGACGCCCTAGAACTGCTCGATGTCCTCCACGACGTACCCGACGAGGTCGCGACCTTGCTCCTGGTCGGGCACAACCCGGGCCTCGAGGACCTGATCCTGCTGCTCGCGACCAGGTCGGTCGGTGACGCCCTGGACCGCGTACGGACCAAGTTCCCCACCTCTGCGATCGCCGTCCTGACCTGGTCCGGCACCTGGAAAGACCTCCGCCCCGGCGAGGCGCTCCTGACGGACCTGGCGATCCCCCGCGGAGCCCGCGACTCGTCCTGA